Proteins from a genomic interval of Bombyx mori chromosome 8, ASM3026992v2:
- the LOC101737387 gene encoding AN1-type zinc finger protein 1 isoform X2, whose protein sequence is MITENIRKALQSSAKVKTASKIHLMRIKQKASGPKSIPPSDRVYFAIRKPINMDAKPLKILQDEDHLIKLGTLVLEPDLKDTVPVFISTKWSLGRAIDCICETCNIRNDNNKIGNIKLRLFRQLDGYCISPTAMDVEINELVNKEILLEGDQLLIEYIDSNSLASLDENAHVFLVV, encoded by the exons ATG ATAACAGAAAACATACGTAAAGCACTACAATCGTCAGCAAAAGTGAAAACGGCATCGAAAATTCACTTGATGAGAATAAAACAGAAAGCCTCCGGCCCGAAAAGCATTCCACCATCTGACCGAGTATACTTCGCCATTAGGAAACCCATCAACATGGACGCCAAACCGCTAAAAATATTACAAGACGAGGACCATCTAATTAAACTAGGAACTTTAGTATTAGAACCAGACTTAAAAGATACAGTCCCAGTTTTTATTAGCACTAAATGGAGCTTAGGTCGGGCTATTGATTGTATTTGTGAGACATGTAATATAAGAaatgataacaataaaataggAAATATAAAGTTAAGACTGTTCAGGCAACTAGATGGCTATTGTATAAGCCCCACAGCGATGGATGTTGAAATTAATGAGTTGGTAAACAAAGAAATATTGTTGGAAGGTGACCAATTGCTCATTGAATATATCGATAGTAATTCTTTAGCCAGTTTAGATGAGAATGCTCATGTTTTTTTAGTTGTgtaa